In Flavobacterium sp. CS20, a single window of DNA contains:
- a CDS encoding TolC family protein: MRIILLCILLTVSTYGQTQSDLGILGLEEYLGWVKQYHPVAKQAELRITEAQAELLKARGAFDPKIEIDWNNKDFDEKEYYNILNSSFKIPTWYGIELKAGFERNSGVFLNPENNVPENGLYKAGISVPIGQGLFINKRMAGLKQAKILQNLNEAERQMEVNNVLYEASLAYFDWYVANKEVELFENTLEQAQIRFNGIKQSAISGDLPAIDTLEAGIIRKNRALSLEKAKLKLIEKRLELSNFLWIDNNVPVELSSDISPQDLNTVNVDDILQTNLMVLDSYDINSHPKLRALNYKLDQLNIERRLKYEMLKPQLDLEYNFINENISNIDNYNIGEYTFGVYFKLPIFLRKERGDLNLAKAKIQQTEFEIELVNTQLTNKISQIENQILSYQRQALASQDIANDNQALLEGEERKFSFGESSVFLLNQREVKYIEAQLKYIEALNKLLNSRAKLFNVLAIEL; the protein is encoded by the coding sequence ATGCGAATCATATTGCTTTGTATATTACTGACTGTAAGCACTTACGGACAAACCCAAAGCGACTTAGGCATTCTTGGTCTTGAGGAATACTTAGGCTGGGTAAAACAATATCATCCTGTAGCTAAACAAGCTGAGTTAAGAATTACTGAAGCCCAAGCTGAACTTTTAAAAGCCAGAGGTGCTTTTGATCCAAAGATTGAAATTGATTGGAACAATAAAGATTTTGATGAGAAAGAATACTACAATATCCTGAACTCGAGTTTTAAAATACCAACCTGGTACGGCATTGAGTTAAAGGCAGGTTTTGAAAGAAATTCAGGTGTTTTTCTAAATCCAGAAAACAATGTTCCCGAGAACGGTTTATATAAAGCAGGTATATCAGTCCCCATAGGTCAGGGTCTATTTATTAATAAAAGAATGGCTGGCTTAAAACAAGCTAAAATACTTCAAAATCTCAACGAAGCCGAAAGGCAAATGGAAGTCAACAATGTTTTATACGAAGCCAGCTTAGCTTATTTTGATTGGTATGTAGCAAACAAAGAAGTTGAACTTTTTGAAAACACACTTGAGCAAGCCCAAATTAGGTTTAACGGTATAAAACAGAGTGCCATTTCTGGAGATTTACCAGCAATAGATACTTTAGAAGCTGGAATAATTCGTAAAAACAGAGCTTTAAGTTTAGAAAAAGCCAAGCTCAAACTCATTGAAAAACGATTAGAACTTTCCAATTTTTTATGGATAGACAACAACGTGCCTGTTGAGCTCAGTTCTGATATTTCACCTCAGGACCTCAACACGGTTAATGTCGATGATATATTGCAAACCAATCTTATGGTTTTAGATAGCTATGATATTAATTCGCATCCCAAACTTAGAGCATTAAACTACAAGTTGGACCAGCTCAATATAGAACGCCGACTGAAGTACGAAATGCTGAAACCTCAACTTGATTTAGAATACAATTTTATTAATGAGAACATCAGCAATATTGACAATTACAATATTGGCGAATATACTTTTGGAGTCTATTTTAAACTGCCTATATTTTTAAGGAAAGAAAGGGGAGATTTAAACCTCGCAAAAGCTAAAATTCAACAAACAGAATTTGAGATAGAATTGGTAAACACCCAGCTTACAAATAAAATTAGTCAGATAGAAAATCAAATTTTATCTTATCAAAGACAAGCTTTGGCAAGTCAAGATATTGCCAATGACAATCAAGCTTTACTTGAAGGTGAAGAGCGTAAATTTAGCTTTGGTGAAAGTTCTGTATTTTTGCTCAACCAAAGAGAAGTCAAATATATAGAAGCTCAGCTTAAATATATTGAGGCCTTAAATAAATTACTAAATTCAAGAGCCAAACTTTTTAATGTTTTAGCTATTGAACTATAA
- a CDS encoding HlyD family secretion protein, with protein MLNISKYKLNKEEELSQFESMKFVNFKNRYITFNKIMTALGIVFLVFMFLPWTQNVRGSGYVTTLNPSQRPQAIQSAIPGRIEKWYVGEGDEVKKGDTIVFISEIKSEYFDPKLLDRTQAQITSKSFSQSSYTKKAEQLSRQIVALRQERELKLEETRNKLIQAKLQVKSDSIDLEVAKTQISIAQRQFERIEQLETEGLKSRTDLENKKLKLQESEAKLVSQQNKLLSSRNKVLNAQIEISTIRTSYDNKISKAESDRLSALSAQYDTEAQVSKLENELSNYSMRSDLKYIKAPQDGFINRAIQKGIGETFKEGAEIVSIMPTEVELAVETYVRPIDLPLMHPGEEVRIIFDGWPAIFFSGWPNLSYGTYGGKIVAVERSIDPSKGKYRVLIKPNENETGWPDVIRAGSGAKTLALLKDVPIWYEIWRQINGFPPDYYLPTDNNTNTNKNQNTKK; from the coding sequence ATGCTCAACATATCAAAATATAAGCTCAATAAAGAAGAAGAACTTAGCCAGTTTGAGTCAATGAAATTTGTCAATTTTAAAAACAGGTACATTACCTTTAATAAAATTATGACAGCATTGGGCATAGTGTTTCTCGTTTTTATGTTTTTACCCTGGACACAAAACGTCAGAGGCTCAGGTTACGTCACTACACTTAATCCAAGTCAAAGACCACAGGCTATACAATCTGCCATACCAGGTCGAATTGAAAAATGGTACGTAGGTGAAGGCGACGAAGTTAAAAAGGGCGATACTATAGTTTTTATATCAGAAATAAAAAGTGAATATTTTGACCCAAAACTTTTAGACAGAACTCAAGCCCAAATAACGTCAAAGAGTTTTTCCCAAAGTTCATATACTAAAAAAGCGGAGCAACTTAGCAGGCAAATTGTTGCTTTGCGGCAAGAGCGTGAATTAAAACTTGAAGAAACAAGAAATAAGCTAATACAAGCTAAACTCCAAGTAAAAAGTGATAGTATAGATTTAGAAGTCGCCAAAACTCAAATCAGTATTGCTCAACGTCAATTTGAACGAATAGAGCAGTTAGAAACAGAAGGTTTAAAATCTCGAACAGATTTAGAAAACAAAAAATTAAAACTCCAAGAAAGTGAAGCTAAGTTGGTGTCTCAACAAAACAAGCTTTTATCGAGTCGAAATAAAGTATTAAATGCTCAAATTGAAATATCAACGATAAGGACGAGTTATGATAACAAAATTTCTAAAGCTGAAAGTGATAGACTTTCTGCGTTATCTGCTCAATACGATACCGAGGCACAAGTCAGCAAATTAGAAAATGAACTTTCTAATTATTCAATGCGATCGGATTTAAAATATATAAAAGCTCCGCAAGATGGCTTTATCAATAGGGCTATACAAAAAGGTATTGGAGAAACTTTTAAAGAAGGCGCAGAAATTGTCAGTATTATGCCAACTGAAGTAGAGTTAGCCGTCGAAACTTATGTAAGACCAATAGATTTACCACTTATGCATCCTGGTGAAGAAGTCAGAATAATTTTTGACGGATGGCCAGCTATATTTTTCTCAGGATGGCCAAATCTGTCCTACGGAACTTATGGCGGAAAAATAGTTGCCGTAGAAAGAAGTATTGACCCTTCTAAAGGTAAATATAGAGTTTTAATAAAACCCAACGAAAATGAAACTGGTTGGCCAGATGTGATCAGAGCCGGTTCAGGGGCAAAGACTTTAGCATTATTAAAAGATGTTCCAATTTGGTACGAAATATGGAGACAAATTAATGGTTTCCCTCCTGATTATTATTTGCCAACAGACAATAACACGAATACCAACAAAAACCAAAACACCAAAAAGTAA
- a CDS encoding peptidase domain-containing ABC transporter, with amino-acid sequence MIKMTPWTRLLNLLKLERKDIFKILLYAVFAGLVGLSLPLGVQATINLVVGGQFNASIIILISLVLLGVIFQGVLRYMQLRAREDLQQRIYTRSSFEFIYRFPRIQSQALEGYYPPELANRFFDTMVIQKGLPKAIIDFSASLLQIIFGLILLSFYHPFFILFGFFLVILLYVVFKYSIPLGVETSLKESKNKYRNVHWIEEIARSYESFKVSDSFSLSSKKNDQLASDYLKAREDHFAILKLQFFKMIGFKTIVTAGLLFIGGLLVINQQMNIGQFVVAEIVILLMINSVEKLILGLENVYDVLTSIEKIGEITDMPLEKNVDNEPIDKSEDFKVELVNLNLEYLKSNRKVLTDINLNIQPKKHILITGESGSGKTTLLKVIAGLVPQSNGQLFVNDINIKNINNDHYRSFIGHVFPNNLPFDGSIIENITFNNPKINDNKVREVCQVLGLDSFIKSQPKGLQSNISTDGKQLSYTMSKKIVLARALVSEPKLLILKDPLDEFDVKEIKHIVDYLFDPKQPWTILVASRNPIWKEYCENIIYLENGKIK; translated from the coding sequence ATGATTAAGATGACACCTTGGACACGCTTATTAAATTTACTAAAACTTGAACGAAAAGACATCTTCAAGATTTTACTCTATGCCGTTTTTGCTGGATTAGTAGGCCTGTCTCTTCCTCTTGGGGTTCAAGCTACGATCAACTTGGTTGTTGGTGGGCAATTCAATGCGTCGATTATTATTTTAATTAGCTTAGTGCTTTTAGGAGTTATTTTTCAAGGAGTTCTAAGATATATGCAGTTAAGAGCAAGAGAAGATTTGCAACAACGCATATACACCAGGTCTTCATTTGAGTTTATTTATAGGTTCCCTCGTATTCAATCTCAGGCTCTAGAGGGTTATTACCCACCTGAATTAGCCAATAGGTTTTTTGACACTATGGTCATTCAAAAAGGCTTACCTAAAGCTATAATAGACTTTTCAGCATCTTTATTACAGATTATTTTTGGGCTTATTTTGTTATCCTTTTATCATCCATTTTTTATTCTTTTTGGCTTTTTCTTAGTCATTTTACTCTATGTAGTTTTCAAATATAGTATACCCTTAGGTGTTGAAACCAGTCTTAAAGAATCTAAAAATAAATACAGAAATGTGCATTGGATTGAAGAAATAGCCAGAAGTTACGAAAGCTTTAAGGTCTCTGATAGTTTTTCGTTGTCTTCTAAAAAAAATGACCAATTGGCATCAGATTATCTAAAAGCAAGAGAAGATCATTTTGCCATCTTGAAATTGCAGTTTTTTAAAATGATAGGCTTTAAAACTATTGTTACAGCTGGCTTATTGTTCATTGGTGGATTATTAGTCATCAATCAACAAATGAATATTGGCCAATTTGTAGTCGCTGAAATTGTGATTTTATTAATGATAAATTCTGTTGAAAAACTCATTTTAGGGCTTGAAAATGTTTATGATGTCTTGACCTCCATTGAAAAAATTGGCGAAATTACAGATATGCCTCTTGAAAAAAATGTTGATAATGAACCTATTGATAAATCTGAAGATTTTAAAGTAGAGCTCGTTAATCTTAATTTAGAATATTTAAAATCAAACAGAAAAGTATTAACGGATATCAATTTAAACATTCAACCCAAAAAGCATATTCTTATCACTGGAGAAAGTGGCTCTGGTAAAACTACGTTGCTAAAAGTTATTGCTGGACTTGTACCTCAAAGTAATGGGCAATTATTCGTCAATGATATTAATATTAAAAACATCAACAATGACCATTACCGATCTTTTATAGGACACGTTTTTCCAAATAATCTTCCGTTTGATGGCAGTATTATAGAAAACATAACATTTAACAACCCTAAAATTAACGACAATAAAGTAAGAGAGGTTTGTCAAGTTTTAGGCTTAGACAGTTTCATTAAATCTCAACCTAAAGGCCTACAAAGTAATATATCAACTGATGGAAAGCAATTGTCTTACACTATGAGTAAAAAAATAGTTTTGGCAAGAGCCTTAGTATCAGAGCCAAAGTTGCTTATCCTAAAAGACCCATTAGACGAATTTGATGTTAAAGAAATTAAACATATTGTAGATTATTTATTTGACCCTAAACAACCGTGGACCATATTGGTTGCAAGTAGAAATCCAATTTGGAAAGAGTATTGTGAAAATATTATTTATTTAGAAAACGGTAAAATAAAATAG
- a CDS encoding TetR/AcrR family transcriptional regulator yields MESLLSSLKLNISSCLYLKDPESSELGQKILTQSIEMIHQLGIENFNFKKLGNQIDSNESSIYRYFENKYKLLQYLSAMYWSIIEYKLVIETNAIEDASKKLQMAIKILTLKPKRINSYADYDQLKLRDIIIEEFTKSYHHKNIDNEEENFKIYKRLILRIVEMINKVDPNYNFPKALACNIVEGALQQYYTQRHFSSLNDHKTESQVYDFFQAMVVKTLNQ; encoded by the coding sequence ATGGAAAGTCTACTATCATCTTTAAAATTAAATATTAGCTCATGCTTATATTTAAAAGACCCAGAAAGCTCAGAATTGGGTCAAAAAATATTAACTCAAAGTATTGAGATGATACACCAATTGGGTATTGAAAATTTTAATTTTAAAAAATTGGGCAACCAAATAGATTCTAATGAAAGTTCTATTTATAGATATTTTGAAAATAAATACAAATTACTCCAATATCTATCAGCAATGTATTGGAGTATTATTGAATACAAGTTAGTCATAGAAACCAACGCTATTGAAGATGCATCAAAAAAACTCCAAATGGCAATCAAAATTTTAACTTTAAAGCCAAAAAGAATTAATTCTTATGCAGATTACGATCAATTAAAATTGAGGGATATAATAATTGAAGAATTTACAAAATCTTATCATCACAAAAATATTGATAACGAAGAAGAGAATTTCAAAATCTATAAGCGTTTAATCTTGAGAATCGTTGAAATGATAAATAAAGTTGACCCAAATTACAACTTTCCAAAGGCTTTAGCTTGTAATATTGTAGAAGGTGCACTACAGCAATATTATACACAAAGGCATTTTAGCTCATTAAACGATCATAAAACAGAGAGTCAGGTTTACGATTTTTTTCAAGCTATGGTTGTTAAAACTTTAAATCAATAG
- a CDS encoding dimethylarginine dimethylaminohydrolase family protein: MKLNIQDETSRLRQVILGRADSNGSVPKLEEAYDPKSIEHIKKGTYPKEKDMIKEMDEVLEVFKKYDVKVYRPELLKDCNQIFSRDIAFVIEDKFIKSNILPDREKEIEAIQYILDQIPQQQIIKLPDEAHIEGGDVMPHHEYIFIGTYRGSDYPNYITARTNPQAVEAIQKIFPHKKVKSFNLRKSNTDAYNNALHLDCRFQPIGEKYAILHKNGFLEETEYQWLVDFFGKDNIFEITAEEMYDMNSNIFSIDKDIVISDRSFTRLNQWMRHKNITVEEVHYREIAKQEGLLRCSTLPLQRD; this comes from the coding sequence ATGAAATTAAATATACAAGACGAAACATCAAGATTAAGACAAGTGATTCTCGGTAGAGCAGATAGCAATGGATCAGTTCCAAAATTAGAAGAAGCATACGATCCTAAATCTATTGAACATATCAAAAAAGGAACATATCCTAAAGAAAAAGATATGATAAAAGAAATGGATGAAGTTTTAGAAGTATTCAAAAAATATGATGTCAAGGTATATCGTCCAGAATTATTGAAAGATTGCAATCAAATTTTTTCAAGAGACATTGCATTTGTGATTGAAGATAAATTTATAAAATCTAATATTTTACCAGATCGTGAAAAAGAAATTGAAGCAATTCAATATATATTAGACCAAATTCCACAACAACAAATCATCAAACTTCCTGATGAAGCCCATATTGAAGGTGGTGATGTGATGCCACATCACGAGTATATTTTTATAGGCACTTATCGCGGTTCAGATTATCCTAATTATATCACTGCTAGGACGAATCCACAAGCGGTTGAAGCTATACAAAAAATATTTCCTCACAAAAAAGTAAAATCATTTAACCTTAGAAAAAGCAATACCGATGCCTATAATAATGCCTTACACTTAGATTGTCGCTTTCAACCCATAGGCGAAAAATATGCTATACTGCATAAAAATGGATTTCTTGAAGAAACCGAATACCAATGGTTGGTAGATTTTTTTGGAAAAGACAATATTTTTGAAATCACTGCTGAAGAAATGTATGATATGAATTCTAATATCTTTTCAATTGATAAAGATATAGTGATTTCAGATAGGTCTTTTACACGATTAAATCAATGGATGAGACATAAAAACATCACAGTAGAAGAAGTGCATTACAGAGAAATTGCCAAGCAAGAAGGATTGTTGCGTTGTTCTACATTACCTTTGCAACGAGACTGA
- the ctlX gene encoding citrulline utilization hydrolase CtlX — translation MKQSTDKILMIRPVAFEMNKETAVNNYFQKTLNLNAEAINAKVQKEFDDFVDILKASGIDVFVYDDIADLKTPDSIFPNNWISFHENGNIALYPMFAENRRRERRQDILEDLEQKGFQFHQVYDYTSAEDENIFLEGTGSLILDRVNRKAYCALSPRANEELLIEFCEDFEFLPIPFKAYQTVGSKRLPIYHTNVMMCVGTDIAIVCFDSVDDKADKKLLSKSLKEDNKTIVEISEQQLEAYAGNMLEVQNRNGDKFLVMSTQAYKSLQATQVQTIEQYLKILHSPLNTIETLGGGSARCMIAEIFNAKN, via the coding sequence ATGAAACAATCTACAGACAAAATTTTGATGATAAGACCCGTAGCTTTTGAAATGAATAAAGAAACTGCAGTCAACAATTATTTTCAAAAAACATTAAACTTAAATGCTGAAGCCATTAATGCTAAAGTGCAAAAAGAATTTGATGATTTTGTTGATATTTTAAAAGCCTCTGGTATTGACGTTTTTGTTTATGATGACATTGCTGATTTAAAAACACCAGATTCTATTTTTCCAAACAATTGGATTTCATTTCACGAGAATGGTAATATTGCTTTATACCCAATGTTTGCTGAAAATCGCCGTCGAGAAAGACGTCAAGATATTTTAGAAGATTTAGAACAAAAAGGCTTTCAGTTTCATCAAGTTTATGATTATACTTCTGCTGAAGACGAAAATATTTTTTTAGAAGGCACTGGGAGTTTAATTTTAGATCGAGTCAACAGAAAAGCTTATTGTGCACTTTCTCCAAGAGCTAATGAAGAATTGCTAATTGAGTTTTGCGAAGATTTTGAATTTTTACCAATACCTTTTAAAGCCTACCAAACTGTTGGTAGCAAGCGATTACCCATTTACCACACCAATGTAATGATGTGCGTTGGCACTGATATTGCTATAGTTTGTTTTGACAGTGTTGACGACAAAGCTGATAAAAAATTGCTGAGCAAAAGTTTAAAAGAAGACAACAAAACCATCGTTGAAATCTCTGAACAACAACTCGAAGCTTATGCTGGCAATATGCTTGAAGTGCAAAACAGAAATGGCGATAAATTTTTAGTCATGAGCACACAAGCCTATAAAAGTTTACAAGCAACCCAAGTTCAAACCATAGAACAATATCTAAAAATTTTGCACAGTCCATTAAACACCATAGAAACCTTAGGTGGTGGAAGTGCAAGATGTATGATAGCTGAAATTTTTAATGCAAAGAATTAA
- a CDS encoding zinc metalloprotease, which yields MKTIKIVLVFFIMAWITSCSTDNNLDEIVDENEVFIYRIHVVVHVVHYGEPIGQGANISYEQVKSQIEVLNEDFRKMVGTNGYNDNPVGADTTIEFVLADKDPDGNLLTEPGIDRINGGRSEWPKGVFRNPIETSLKPTYYWDPSQYFNIWTINFGGFVSRDLLGYAQFPSRSGLPGLNADGGSAETDGVVIGYKYFGSSEKGDFPELVAPYDLGRTATHEVGHWLGLRHIWGDGDCSNDDYCLDTPNASAPNYDCASIKISCDEPEMPQNYMDYSYDNCMNIFTENQKKRMITVLKNSIRRKELIGY from the coding sequence ATGAAAACCATAAAAATAGTATTGGTCTTCTTCATCATGGCATGGATTACATCTTGCTCAACAGATAACAATCTAGATGAAATTGTTGATGAAAATGAGGTGTTTATTTACAGAATACATGTTGTAGTACATGTAGTACATTACGGAGAGCCCATTGGGCAAGGAGCAAACATAAGTTATGAACAAGTAAAATCACAAATTGAAGTATTAAATGAAGATTTTAGAAAAATGGTTGGAACCAACGGGTATAATGACAATCCTGTTGGAGCAGACACAACCATAGAATTTGTTTTAGCTGATAAAGACCCTGATGGAAACCTGCTTACCGAACCTGGAATAGATCGTATAAACGGAGGACGGAGCGAATGGCCTAAAGGAGTTTTTAGAAATCCTATTGAAACCAGTTTAAAACCTACTTATTACTGGGATCCTAGTCAATATTTTAATATATGGACTATAAACTTTGGTGGTTTTGTTAGTCGTGACCTATTGGGTTATGCTCAATTTCCAAGCAGATCTGGATTGCCAGGTCTTAACGCCGATGGTGGAAGTGCTGAAACCGATGGGGTTGTTATTGGCTATAAGTATTTTGGAAGTAGTGAAAAAGGCGATTTTCCGGAGTTAGTAGCACCTTATGATTTGGGCAGGACTGCTACCCATGAAGTCGGTCATTGGTTAGGGTTAAGACATATTTGGGGTGATGGCGATTGCAGTAATGATGATTATTGTCTGGACACGCCCAATGCCTCAGCACCAAATTATGATTGTGCAAGCATAAAAATTTCATGTGATGAGCCTGAAATGCCCCAAAACTATATGGATTATTCTTACGACAATTGTATGAATATTTTTACTGAAAACCAAAAAAAGCGAATGATTACGGTATTAAAAAACAGTATTAGGAGGAAAGAATTAATCGGTTATTGA
- a CDS encoding LytTR family DNA-binding domain-containing protein — protein MGVPTTTLLYTYGARTALTGATAQILELFNFLKESDFKQDYKKSYLVHYQAKLIPLNINKINWFYTELELVYAYIEEGSRFIVDSTLEKISSEIDPDQFFRANRQFIVQRKAIKDIDFYFNGRLVLNVLPKPHNKIIISKAKASEFKKWLDQ, from the coding sequence ATGGGCGTGCCCACCACTACTCTATTATATACGTATGGTGCACGGACCGCTCTTACAGGGGCAACTGCTCAAATACTGGAACTTTTCAACTTTTTAAAGGAATCCGACTTTAAACAGGACTATAAAAAATCCTATTTAGTCCATTATCAAGCAAAACTTATTCCATTAAACATCAACAAAATAAATTGGTTTTATACTGAACTGGAACTCGTGTATGCATATATTGAAGAAGGATCAAGGTTTATTGTTGATTCTACTTTGGAAAAAATCAGCTCAGAGATTGATCCCGATCAATTCTTTAGAGCTAACAGGCAATTTATAGTTCAAAGAAAAGCCATAAAAGATATTGATTTCTATTTCAATGGCAGACTGGTTTTAAATGTCTTGCCAAAACCACACAATAAGATAATTATAAGCAAAGCCAAAGCCTCTGAATTTAAAAAATGGTTAGATCAATAA
- a CDS encoding DUF6515 family protein: protein MGTPIVVRTIPASWITVYYGGVPYYYCDGVYYDKTEVKDEYTPVQPPVGAIVPSLPEGAIVKTIDGKVYYEYEKVLYKMVTIENDVKYEVVSINK, encoded by the coding sequence GTGGGCACGCCCATTGTTGTACGAACAATACCAGCAAGTTGGATAACAGTTTATTATGGTGGAGTTCCATATTACTATTGTGATGGCGTGTATTATGATAAAACCGAGGTAAAGGACGAATACACACCAGTACAACCTCCTGTAGGAGCTATAGTTCCTTCTTTGCCAGAGGGTGCTATTGTAAAAACCATAGACGGCAAGGTTTACTATGAGTATGAAAAGGTACTATATAAAATGGTAACTATAGAGAATGATGTAAAATATGAAGTAGTTAGTATTAATAAGTAA
- a CDS encoding AraC family transcriptional regulator, with protein sequence MSFIKILTEKDFLKNAKEGYLLRPSGNSVIFLVEGTIEMEINGKPVSFDDEHIILISKKNIYKLVRFTKTLEMYVLIHNREVTREKVQFNFSRYDVYQIINAEKNQNIFKLENTVFHQTVGLVKLLNYYTNHDIKFSSQEQIIIALFTAIIHILMDSLVEKLQSETKINTRKEEIVLRFIELVSIHFKTKKRLGFYAEKLHISIKYLSICVKEITHRPPTEFIANALTNEAKTLLLSTKKTISDISSELSFSDQYAFGKFFKKHTGLSPKNYRIKNGTIFIDTI encoded by the coding sequence ATGTCTTTTATAAAAATACTTACCGAAAAAGACTTCTTAAAAAATGCTAAAGAAGGCTATCTTTTGCGTCCGTCAGGTAATAGTGTTATTTTTTTAGTAGAAGGAACTATTGAAATGGAAATAAACGGAAAACCTGTATCTTTTGATGACGAACATATTATACTCATTTCTAAAAAAAATATATATAAGCTCGTCCGTTTTACCAAAACATTGGAGATGTATGTTTTAATACATAACAGAGAAGTTACAAGAGAAAAGGTTCAATTTAATTTCAGTAGATACGATGTTTATCAAATCATTAATGCCGAGAAAAATCAAAACATCTTTAAACTGGAAAACACTGTTTTTCATCAAACCGTGGGTTTGGTAAAGTTATTAAATTATTACACCAATCATGACATTAAATTTTCTTCTCAAGAACAAATTATAATTGCATTATTTACAGCCATTATTCATATTTTGATGGATTCTCTGGTTGAAAAACTTCAATCTGAAACCAAAATTAATACACGAAAAGAAGAAATAGTACTGCGATTTATAGAATTGGTTTCAATCCATTTTAAAACTAAAAAAAGACTTGGTTTTTATGCCGAAAAGCTACATATATCCATAAAATATCTTTCTATTTGTGTGAAAGAAATCACGCACAGACCTCCAACCGAATTTATTGCAAATGCCTTAACCAATGAGGCAAAAACATTATTGCTCAGCACAAAAAAGACAATTTCTGATATTTCATCTGAGCTAAGTTTTTCTGACCAATATGCCTTTGGAAAATTTTTTAAAAAGCACACTGGTTTAAGTCCTAAGAATTATAGAATAAAAAATGGAACCATATTTATAGATACCATTTGA